Proteins from a genomic interval of Dermacentor variabilis isolate Ectoservices chromosome 8, ASM5094787v1, whole genome shotgun sequence:
- the LOC142590015 gene encoding uncharacterized protein LOC142590015 isoform X2, producing MSLAESIAAKMVYHSPSEAIVQLEVGTQCSFPLADKSVGCCFRAGSESRSVQTTETVDQSSYTSASRPSISPSTANSENLQQGPLQQDHFCDYEASKLFCLEAHGMVSTGEHLFKCDLCSKSFSKRDHLKSHMRTHTGEKPFQCPSCPRSFALKGNLKIHLRRHTGEKPFQCPSCPQSFSQQNEVKSHMRTHTGEKPFQCPSCHRSFSRSSDVKSHLRTHTGEKPFQCPSCPRSFSQRSEVKSHMRTHTGERPFQCPSCPRSFALKANLKVHLRTHTGEKPFQCPSCLHSFSRKSEVKSHMRTHTGEKPFQCPSCPRSFADKSHMKVHLRTHTGEKPFQCTLCPQSFSFKSSMKDHLRTHTGEKPYQCPSCPQRFSHKSSMKGHLRTHTGEKPFQCPSCPQRFSHKSSIKAHLRTHTGEKPFQCPSCPLSFAHKPNMKKHLRTHTG from the exons ATGAGCCTAGCTGAAAGTATCGCTGCCAAAATGGTGTACCACTCCCCTTCAGAGGCCATCGTTCAGCTTGAGGTTGGCACGCAGTGCAGCTTTCCTCTGGCTGACAAGTCTGTTGGGTGCTGCTTCAGAGCAGGCAGCGAGTCAAGGAGCGTGCAGACTACAGAGACTGTGGATCAGTCAAGCTACACCTCAG CATCCAGGCCTTCTATTTCTCCATCAACAGCCAACAGTGAAAATTTACAGCAGGGACCCCTCCAACAAGACCATTTCTGTGACTATGAGGCTAGTAAACTGTTTTGTCTGGAAGCACATGGGATGGTCTCTACTGGCGAGCATCTGTTTAAGTGCGATTTGTGCAGTAAGAGCTTCTCAAAAAGAGACCACCTGAAAAGCCACATGCGCACCCACActggtgagaagccatttcagtgcccttcatgccctcggaGCTTCGCATTAAAGGGCAACCTGAAAATCCACCTGCGCAggcacacaggcgagaagccatttcaatgcccttcatgtCCTCAAAGTTTCTCGCAACAGAACGAAGTGAAAAGCCACATGCGCACCCACActggtgagaagccatttcagtgcccttcatgccatCGGAGCTTCTCGCGAAGCAGCGATGTGAAAAGCCACTTGCGCACCCACACTGGTgaaaagccatttcagtgcccttcatgccctcggaGCTTCTCTCAAAGGAGCGAAGTGAAAAGCCACATGCGCACCCACACTGGTGagaggccatttcagtgcccttcatgccctcggaGCTTCGCATTAAAGGCCAACCTGAAAGTCCACCTGCGCacgcacacaggcgagaagccatttcagtgcccttcatgccttcaCAGCTTCTCGCGAAAGAGCGAAGTGAAAAGCCATATGCGCACCCACActggtgagaagccatttcagtgcccttcatgccctcggaGCTTCGCAGATAAGAGTCACATGAAAGTCCACctacgcacccacacaggcgagaagccgtTTCAATGCACTTTATGCCCTCAAAGTTTCTCGTTTAAGTCCAGCATGAAAGACCACCttcgcacccacacaggcgagaagccatatcaatgTCCTTCATGCCCTCAAAGGTTCTCACATAAGTCCAGCATGAAAGGCCACctacgcacccacacaggcgagaagccatttcagtgcccttcatgccctcaaagATTCTCGCATAAGTCCAGTATAAAAGCCCACctacgcacccacacaggtgagaagccatttcaatgcccttcatgccctctAAGCTTCGCGCATAAGCCCAACATGAAAAAGCacttgcgcacccacacaggttaA
- the LOC142590015 gene encoding uncharacterized protein LOC142590015 isoform X1, which translates to MCYVPQRIWRKGLTNAMSLAESIAAKMVYHSPSEAIVQLEVGTQCSFPLADKSVGCCFRAGSESRSVQTTETVDQSSYTSASRPSISPSTANSENLQQGPLQQDHFCDYEASKLFCLEAHGMVSTGEHLFKCDLCSKSFSKRDHLKSHMRTHTGEKPFQCPSCPRSFALKGNLKIHLRRHTGEKPFQCPSCPQSFSQQNEVKSHMRTHTGEKPFQCPSCHRSFSRSSDVKSHLRTHTGEKPFQCPSCPRSFSQRSEVKSHMRTHTGERPFQCPSCPRSFALKANLKVHLRTHTGEKPFQCPSCLHSFSRKSEVKSHMRTHTGEKPFQCPSCPRSFADKSHMKVHLRTHTGEKPFQCTLCPQSFSFKSSMKDHLRTHTGEKPYQCPSCPQRFSHKSSMKGHLRTHTGEKPFQCPSCPQRFSHKSSIKAHLRTHTGEKPFQCPSCPLSFAHKPNMKKHLRTHTG; encoded by the exons GCCTCACAAATGCGATGAGCCTAGCTGAAAGTATCGCTGCCAAAATGGTGTACCACTCCCCTTCAGAGGCCATCGTTCAGCTTGAGGTTGGCACGCAGTGCAGCTTTCCTCTGGCTGACAAGTCTGTTGGGTGCTGCTTCAGAGCAGGCAGCGAGTCAAGGAGCGTGCAGACTACAGAGACTGTGGATCAGTCAAGCTACACCTCAG CATCCAGGCCTTCTATTTCTCCATCAACAGCCAACAGTGAAAATTTACAGCAGGGACCCCTCCAACAAGACCATTTCTGTGACTATGAGGCTAGTAAACTGTTTTGTCTGGAAGCACATGGGATGGTCTCTACTGGCGAGCATCTGTTTAAGTGCGATTTGTGCAGTAAGAGCTTCTCAAAAAGAGACCACCTGAAAAGCCACATGCGCACCCACActggtgagaagccatttcagtgcccttcatgccctcggaGCTTCGCATTAAAGGGCAACCTGAAAATCCACCTGCGCAggcacacaggcgagaagccatttcaatgcccttcatgtCCTCAAAGTTTCTCGCAACAGAACGAAGTGAAAAGCCACATGCGCACCCACActggtgagaagccatttcagtgcccttcatgccatCGGAGCTTCTCGCGAAGCAGCGATGTGAAAAGCCACTTGCGCACCCACACTGGTgaaaagccatttcagtgcccttcatgccctcggaGCTTCTCTCAAAGGAGCGAAGTGAAAAGCCACATGCGCACCCACACTGGTGagaggccatttcagtgcccttcatgccctcggaGCTTCGCATTAAAGGCCAACCTGAAAGTCCACCTGCGCacgcacacaggcgagaagccatttcagtgcccttcatgccttcaCAGCTTCTCGCGAAAGAGCGAAGTGAAAAGCCATATGCGCACCCACActggtgagaagccatttcagtgcccttcatgccctcggaGCTTCGCAGATAAGAGTCACATGAAAGTCCACctacgcacccacacaggcgagaagccgtTTCAATGCACTTTATGCCCTCAAAGTTTCTCGTTTAAGTCCAGCATGAAAGACCACCttcgcacccacacaggcgagaagccatatcaatgTCCTTCATGCCCTCAAAGGTTCTCACATAAGTCCAGCATGAAAGGCCACctacgcacccacacaggcgagaagccatttcagtgcccttcatgccctcaaagATTCTCGCATAAGTCCAGTATAAAAGCCCACctacgcacccacacaggtgagaagccatttcaatgcccttcatgccctctAAGCTTCGCGCATAAGCCCAACATGAAAAAGCacttgcgcacccacacaggttaA